The following proteins come from a genomic window of Pseudomonas putida:
- the elbB gene encoding isoprenoid biosynthesis glyoxalase ElbB, translating to MTKKVAVILSGCGVYDGAEIHESVITLLRLDQRGAQVQCFAPNIAQMHVINHLTGEEMPESRNVLVESARIARGEVKDIREAKAEDFDALIVPGGFGAAKNLSDFAVEGANCSVNPDVLALAEAFADACKPVGLICISPALAAKIYGPGVVCTIGSDAGTAAAVEKMGGTHEECDVHDIVEDTQRKLVTTPAYMEAKSISEAAGGIYKLVDRVLELTHE from the coding sequence ATGACAAAAAAAGTAGCGGTGATTCTTTCCGGCTGTGGCGTGTATGACGGCGCCGAAATCCACGAAAGCGTGATCACGCTGCTGCGCCTCGACCAGCGCGGTGCGCAGGTGCAGTGCTTCGCGCCGAACATCGCACAAATGCATGTAATCAACCATCTGACCGGCGAAGAAATGCCCGAATCGCGCAATGTGCTGGTGGAGTCGGCGCGCATCGCCCGCGGCGAGGTCAAGGATATCCGTGAGGCCAAGGCCGAAGACTTCGATGCGCTGATCGTGCCGGGCGGTTTCGGGGCAGCGAAAAACCTGTCCGACTTTGCCGTGGAAGGCGCCAACTGCAGCGTGAACCCAGACGTGCTGGCCTTGGCCGAAGCCTTTGCCGACGCCTGCAAACCCGTTGGCCTGATCTGCATCTCGCCGGCGCTGGCGGCGAAGATCTACGGGCCGGGCGTGGTCTGCACCATCGGGAGCGATGCCGGCACTGCGGCGGCTGTCGAAAAGATGGGCGGCACCCATGAAGAATGCGATGTACACGACATTGTCGAAGACACCCAGCGCAAGCTCGTGACTACCCCGGCGTACATGGAGGCCAAGTCGATCAGCGAGGCGGCGGGCGGGATCTACAAGCTGGTGGACAGAGTGCTGGAGCTGACGCACGAGTAA
- a CDS encoding YaiI/YqxD family protein, whose protein sequence is MRVWIDADACPKAAKDLIVKFALKRKFEVVMVAGQAVAKPAFAIVRLIVVPSGMDAADDYIVEHAVPGELVICSDVPLADRLVKKGVAALDPRGREFDERNMGDRLAARNLFTELREQGQVGGGQAAYGEREKQAFANALDRIIARLSKS, encoded by the coding sequence ATGCGTGTATGGATCGATGCCGACGCCTGCCCCAAGGCGGCCAAGGATCTGATCGTCAAGTTCGCCCTCAAGCGCAAGTTCGAGGTGGTGATGGTGGCGGGGCAGGCTGTGGCCAAGCCGGCGTTCGCGATCGTGCGCCTGATCGTGGTGCCCAGCGGCATGGATGCGGCCGACGATTACATTGTGGAGCACGCCGTGCCTGGCGAGCTGGTGATATGCAGTGACGTGCCGCTGGCCGACCGCCTGGTGAAAAAGGGCGTAGCCGCACTGGACCCGCGTGGGCGTGAGTTCGACGAGCGCAACATGGGCGACCGCCTGGCGGCGCGCAACCTGTTCACCGAGCTGCGTGAGCAGGGCCAGGTGGGGGGCGGGCAGGCGGCCTATGGCGAACGCGAGAAACAGGCGTTTGCCAATGCACTGGACCGGATCATTGCCCGGCTCTCGAAAAGCTGA
- a CDS encoding class I adenylate cyclase has protein sequence MNHPHEIRPDLDEGIDRKVLATLRARFLHLNQGRLQRAKEGLSTRQQQVLSLLPLLFHVNHPLLPGYVSGSTPAGVSAYEPSAELVADAQRLARSFTYKAQHGNPPRPIHGLFLMGSLGSLAQAEQSDMDLWVCHAPGLPEQLLGELRRKCQLLEVWAASLGAEAHFFLIDTQGFAQGQRDGQLGSDDCGTTQHYLLLDEFYRTTLWLAGRTPLWWLVPVYEEHNYYSYTQTLLSKRFIRSQDALDLGNLAHIPPGEFVGAGLWQLFKGIDSPYKSLLKLLLTEAYAGEHPAVRCLSLDYKQAVFANQLDLDELDPYVMVYRRIERYLLQRGEPARLELVRRSLYLKVNKKLSDQGRNQGWQRRLLQRLADEWGWDQRQLALLDSRSQWKVQQVAVERRELVAELNLSYRFLSQFARTQNASSRADQRDLNVLGRRLYAAFERRAGKVEVINPGIAPDLAEGTLTLVQAPNRKEPGSYHWELYSGNLSTHEVQHFSPIKRCRELLELLTWAHRNGVIDSSTRMALHPGASDLGEFELFNLLGCLRQSIPLPLPTVSEVRLLQPSVADEVLLLVNVGVDPLRHHRDLNVLMTTERTDALSYAGVRENLVLTLDQVTVNSWNEVLVQRYDGEHALVRCLRDFLNSPAQRGHRPRVRVRCFCQSRAQPIGQRVEEIFDTAQLLRDQGLHHRYLLQVAHHTHVLELLPEHVSLTTLAEHEALLAYLGEERGTYSPLYLDANALQDHDLRLVLEQGRPACIQVFYRLQAGWADVYVLDEYNALWQQRLPLHDEAHLLLPLQRFLRSVVMRRDARLPLDSLRPASLDIHYAQLLPTGPGKARNIEPRLAPAEGSDQPYYEVQAIIQAGVAGVAHVTLYCDQQEFSELEHGEQLYAVVARQIIGQRRGAEQYRCYITDLDLSELLDDRLGATQVYLSYKRVLEQALNEGLQQVLAQAV, from the coding sequence ATGAACCACCCTCACGAAATACGCCCTGACCTGGACGAAGGCATCGACCGCAAGGTCCTGGCGACATTGCGTGCACGCTTCCTGCATCTCAACCAGGGCCGACTGCAGCGGGCAAAGGAGGGCCTGTCAACACGCCAGCAACAGGTACTGTCGCTGCTGCCGCTGCTGTTTCATGTGAACCACCCGCTATTGCCGGGTTACGTCTCCGGCAGCACCCCCGCGGGCGTATCGGCTTACGAGCCAAGCGCCGAGCTGGTGGCAGATGCCCAACGGCTTGCCCGCTCGTTCACCTACAAGGCCCAGCATGGCAACCCGCCACGCCCGATCCACGGCCTGTTCCTGATGGGCAGCCTGGGTTCGCTGGCGCAGGCTGAGCAAAGCGACATGGACCTGTGGGTGTGCCATGCACCCGGCTTGCCCGAGCAGCTGCTGGGTGAGCTGCGCCGTAAGTGCCAGCTGCTGGAGGTCTGGGCGGCAAGCCTGGGGGCCGAAGCACACTTTTTCCTGATCGATACACAGGGCTTCGCCCAGGGTCAGCGCGATGGCCAGCTCGGCTCCGACGACTGTGGCACCACCCAGCACTACCTGCTGCTGGATGAGTTCTACCGCACCACCCTGTGGCTGGCCGGGCGCACGCCGCTGTGGTGGCTGGTACCGGTGTACGAGGAGCACAACTATTACAGCTACACCCAGACTTTGCTGTCCAAGCGCTTCATCCGCAGCCAGGACGCCCTTGACCTCGGCAACCTGGCGCACATTCCGCCCGGCGAGTTCGTCGGCGCTGGCCTGTGGCAATTGTTCAAAGGCATCGACTCGCCCTACAAATCGCTGCTCAAACTGCTGTTGACCGAAGCCTACGCCGGCGAACACCCTGCGGTGCGCTGCCTGAGCCTGGACTACAAGCAGGCAGTGTTTGCCAACCAGCTCGACCTCGACGAGCTGGACCCCTACGTGATGGTCTACCGGCGCATCGAACGTTACCTGCTGCAACGCGGCGAACCCGCGCGCCTGGAGCTGGTAAGGCGCAGCCTGTACCTGAAGGTGAACAAGAAGCTCAGCGACCAAGGCCGCAACCAAGGCTGGCAACGCCGGCTGCTGCAGCGCCTGGCCGACGAGTGGGGCTGGGACCAGCGCCAGCTGGCCCTGCTGGACAGCCGCAGCCAATGGAAAGTGCAGCAGGTTGCCGTCGAGCGCCGCGAACTGGTGGCCGAGCTTAACCTCAGTTATCGCTTCCTCAGCCAGTTCGCCCGCACCCAGAACGCCAGCAGCCGCGCCGACCAGCGCGACCTCAATGTGCTGGGCCGGCGCCTGTACGCCGCCTTCGAGCGCCGCGCCGGCAAGGTCGAAGTGATCAACCCCGGCATCGCCCCTGACCTCGCCGAAGGCACCCTTACGCTGGTTCAGGCCCCCAACCGCAAGGAGCCGGGCAGCTACCACTGGGAGCTGTACAGCGGCAATCTGAGCACCCATGAGGTGCAGCACTTCAGCCCGATCAAACGCTGCCGCGAGCTACTCGAACTGCTGACCTGGGCCCATCGCAACGGCGTGATCGACAGCAGCACCCGCATGGCGCTGCATCCAGGGGCCAGCGACCTCGGGGAATTCGAGCTGTTCAACCTGCTGGGCTGTCTGCGGCAAAGTATTCCCCTGCCCTTGCCGACCGTCAGCGAAGTGCGCCTGTTGCAGCCCAGCGTTGCCGATGAGGTGTTGTTGCTGGTCAACGTCGGCGTCGACCCGCTGCGTCACCACCGCGACCTTAACGTTTTGATGACCACAGAGCGCACCGACGCGTTGAGCTACGCTGGCGTGCGCGAAAACCTGGTGCTGACCCTGGACCAGGTCACCGTCAACAGCTGGAACGAGGTGCTGGTCCAGCGCTATGACGGCGAACACGCGCTGGTGCGCTGCCTGCGCGACTTCCTCAACAGCCCGGCGCAGCGCGGCCACCGGCCACGGGTGCGAGTACGCTGCTTCTGCCAAAGCCGCGCCCAGCCTATCGGCCAACGCGTAGAAGAAATTTTCGACACTGCGCAGCTGCTGCGGGATCAAGGGCTACACCACCGCTACCTGCTGCAAGTGGCCCACCACACCCATGTGCTGGAGCTGTTGCCCGAGCATGTCAGCCTGACGACCCTGGCCGAGCATGAAGCGCTACTGGCCTACCTGGGCGAAGAGCGCGGCACCTACAGCCCGCTGTATCTGGATGCCAATGCGCTGCAGGACCACGACCTGCGCCTGGTGCTGGAGCAAGGCCGGCCAGCCTGCATTCAGGTGTTCTACCGCCTGCAGGCCGGCTGGGCCGACGTGTATGTGCTGGATGAATACAACGCATTGTGGCAACAACGCCTACCGCTGCATGACGAAGCGCATCTGCTGTTGCCACTGCAACGTTTTCTGCGCTCGGTGGTGATGCGCCGCGATGCCCGCCTGCCCCTCGATAGCCTGCGACCCGCCTCGCTGGATATCCACTACGCGCAGCTGTTGCCCACTGGCCCAGGCAAGGCACGCAACATCGAGCCGCGCCTGGCCCCGGCCGAGGGCAGCGACCAGCCTTACTATGAGGTACAGGCGATTATCCAGGCGGGTGTAGCGGGCGTGGCGCATGTGACGCTGTACTGCGACCAGCAGGAGTTTTCCGAGCTGGAACATGGTGAGCAGCTGTATGCGGTAGTGGCCCGACAGATCATCGGGCAGCGGCGCGGCGCAGAGCAGTACCGGTGCTATATCACCGACCTGGATTTGTCCGAGCTGCTGGATGACCGGCTGGGGGCAACGCAGGTATACCTGAGCTACAAGCGGGTACTGGAGCAGGCTTTGAATGAGGGGCTGCAGCAGGTTTTGGCGCAGGCCGTGTGA
- a CDS encoding nucleoside diphosphate kinase regulator: MSTKPSLILTRLDVQRLERLIDSLDESTPGVLALQDELDRAEQVVGHEEVPAGVVTMNSRVHCREEASGKDYHLTLVYPKDAGPEGKVSILAPIGCALLGLSVGEQIDWPAPGGKTLKLKLLEVEYQPEAAGDFDL; encoded by the coding sequence ATGAGCACCAAGCCTTCCCTAATCCTCACCCGATTGGACGTACAACGTCTGGAGCGTCTGATCGACAGCCTCGACGAGAGTACGCCGGGTGTGCTCGCCCTGCAGGACGAGCTGGACCGCGCCGAGCAGGTGGTTGGTCACGAGGAAGTGCCGGCGGGCGTGGTGACCATGAACTCGCGGGTGCACTGCCGTGAGGAAGCCAGCGGCAAGGACTACCACCTGACACTGGTGTATCCCAAGGATGCCGGGCCGGAAGGCAAGGTCTCGATCCTGGCGCCGATTGGCTGCGCCTTGCTGGGGCTGTCGGTAGGCGAACAGATCGACTGGCCGGCACCGGGGGGCAAGACCCTCAAGCTGAAGTTGCTGGAAGTGGAGTACCAGCCGGAAGCGGCGGGTGATTTCGACCTGTAA
- a CDS encoding DUF1289 domain-containing protein produces MSNAQVRPPKPLYSNVSPAVPSPCISVCRLDEQRVCTGCHRHVEHIREWRSADDERRRQICREAQVLREQAKAH; encoded by the coding sequence ATGAGTAACGCCCAGGTCCGGCCGCCCAAGCCGCTTTACAGCAACGTCAGCCCGGCAGTGCCGTCACCGTGCATCAGCGTATGCCGGCTGGACGAACAGCGGGTGTGCACCGGTTGCCATCGGCATGTCGAGCACATCCGCGAATGGCGCTCGGCCGATGACGAACGGCGCCGGCAGATCTGCCGCGAGGCCCAGGTCTTGCGCGAGCAGGCTAAGGCACACTGA
- the cyaY gene encoding iron donor protein CyaY — MSLSEARFHDLVDATQQALEDLFDESGLDLDMENSAGVLTVKFEGGAQLIFSRQEPLRQLWLADRSGGFHFDYDEDSGKWVCEKSEELLGEMLERIVWERAGEKLDFDEI, encoded by the coding sequence ATGAGTTTGAGTGAAGCGCGTTTCCATGACCTGGTCGACGCGACCCAACAGGCCCTGGAAGATCTGTTCGACGAGAGCGGTCTGGACCTGGACATGGAGAACTCCGCTGGTGTCCTGACCGTCAAGTTCGAGGGCGGCGCCCAGCTGATCTTCAGCCGTCAGGAGCCACTGCGCCAGTTGTGGCTTGCCGACCGCTCCGGTGGTTTCCACTTCGATTACGACGAAGACAGCGGCAAGTGGGTGTGCGAAAAGAGCGAAGAGTTACTGGGTGAAATGCTTGAGCGTATCGTCTGGGAGCGGGCCGGCGAGAAGCTGGACTTCGACGAAATCTGA
- the lysA gene encoding diaminopimelate decarboxylase yields MNAFNYRDGELFAEGVALSAIAERYGTPTYVYSRAHIEAQYRSYADALQGTEHLVCFAVKANSNLGVLNVLARLGAGFDIVSGGELERVLAAGGRADRVVFSGVGKTREDMRRALEVGVHCFNVESTDELERLQVVAAEMGKVAPVSLRVNPDVDAGTHPYISTGLKENKFGIAIADAEAIYVRAAQLPNLEVVGVDCHIGSQLTTVEPFLDALDRLLVLVDRLAECGIHLRHLDLGGGVGVRYRDEQPPRVADYIKAIRERVGERDLALVFEPGRYIVANAGVLLTRVEYLKHTEHKDFAIIDAAMNDLIRPALYQAWMGVSAVKPRPGEGRAYDLVGPICETGDFLGKDRVLNLAEGDLLAVESAGAYGFVMSSNYNTRGRCAEILVDGDQAFEVRRRETVAELYAGESLLPE; encoded by the coding sequence ATGAACGCTTTCAACTACCGCGACGGTGAGCTGTTCGCGGAAGGCGTGGCCCTGTCGGCCATTGCTGAACGTTACGGCACCCCCACCTACGTGTACTCGCGCGCCCACATCGAGGCCCAGTACCGTAGCTACGCAGACGCCCTGCAAGGCACCGAGCACCTTGTGTGCTTCGCGGTCAAGGCCAACTCCAACCTTGGCGTGCTGAACGTGCTGGCGCGCCTGGGCGCAGGCTTCGACATCGTCTCCGGTGGTGAACTGGAGCGTGTGCTGGCCGCTGGCGGGCGTGCCGACCGCGTGGTGTTCTCCGGCGTTGGCAAAACCCGTGAAGACATGCGCCGCGCCCTGGAAGTTGGCGTGCACTGCTTCAACGTCGAATCCACTGACGAGCTGGAGCGCCTGCAAGTAGTCGCCGCCGAAATGGGCAAGGTTGCCCCGGTGTCGCTGCGGGTCAACCCGGACGTCGATGCCGGTACTCACCCGTACATCTCCACCGGCCTTAAAGAAAACAAGTTCGGCATCGCCATTGCCGATGCCGAGGCCATCTACGTGCGCGCCGCTCAGCTACCGAACCTGGAAGTGGTCGGTGTCGACTGCCACATCGGCTCGCAGTTGACCACCGTCGAGCCATTCCTCGACGCCCTCGACCGCCTGCTGGTGCTGGTCGACCGCCTGGCCGAGTGCGGCATACACCTGCGCCACCTGGACCTGGGTGGCGGTGTCGGCGTGCGCTACCGCGACGAACAGCCGCCACGGGTGGCCGACTACATCAAGGCCATCCGCGAGCGCGTGGGTGAACGCGACCTGGCCCTGGTGTTCGAGCCAGGCCGCTACATCGTCGCCAACGCTGGCGTGCTGCTGACCCGCGTGGAATACCTCAAGCACACCGAACACAAGGACTTCGCCATCATCGATGCAGCGATGAACGACCTGATCCGCCCGGCCCTTTACCAGGCCTGGATGGGTGTCAGTGCGGTCAAGCCACGTCCAGGCGAAGGCCGTGCCTACGACCTGGTCGGCCCTATCTGCGAGACTGGCGACTTCCTCGGCAAGGACCGCGTACTCAACCTGGCCGAAGGTGACCTGCTGGCCGTAGAGTCCGCGGGCGCCTATGGTTTTGTCATGAGTTCCAACTACAACACCCGCGGCCGTTGCGCTGAAATCCTGGTCGACGGCGACCAGGCGTTCGAAGTACGCCGCCGCGAGACCGTCGCCGAACTGTATGCTGGCGAAAGCCTGCTACCGGAGTAA
- the dapF gene encoding diaminopimelate epimerase has product MLLRFTKMHGLGNDFMVLDLVSQHAHIQPKHAKQWGDRHTGVGFDQLLIVEAPNNPEVDFRYRIFNADGSEVEQCGNGARCFARFVLDKRLTAKKRIRVETKSGIIVLDVQNDGQVSVDMGPPRFIPAEIPFVADAQAPSYPLEVDGQLYSIAAVSMGNPHAVLRVDDVQTAPVHELGPKIENHPRFPQRVNAGFIQVIDRHRANLRVWERGAGETQACGTGACAAAVAAISQGWMDSPVSLDLPGGRLHIEWAGPGKPVMMTGPAVRVYEGQVRL; this is encoded by the coding sequence ATGCTGCTGCGTTTTACCAAGATGCATGGGCTGGGCAACGACTTCATGGTCCTGGACCTGGTCAGCCAGCACGCGCACATCCAGCCCAAGCACGCCAAGCAATGGGGTGACCGCCATACCGGTGTCGGCTTCGACCAGTTGCTGATCGTCGAGGCGCCGAACAACCCGGAAGTGGACTTCCGCTACCGCATCTTCAACGCCGACGGCTCCGAGGTCGAGCAATGCGGCAACGGTGCTCGCTGCTTTGCCCGCTTCGTGCTGGACAAGCGCCTGACCGCGAAAAAGCGCATCCGCGTGGAAACCAAGAGCGGCATCATCGTGCTGGACGTGCAGAACGACGGCCAGGTGAGTGTCGACATGGGCCCGCCGCGCTTCATCCCTGCCGAAATTCCCTTTGTCGCCGACGCACAAGCGCCAAGCTACCCGCTGGAAGTTGACGGCCAGTTGTACTCGATAGCCGCCGTATCCATGGGTAACCCGCACGCCGTGCTGCGTGTCGACGACGTGCAGACTGCCCCCGTGCACGAGCTGGGCCCGAAGATCGAAAACCACCCACGTTTCCCTCAGCGGGTGAATGCCGGCTTCATTCAAGTCATCGACCGCCACCGCGCCAACCTGCGCGTGTGGGAACGCGGCGCCGGCGAAACCCAGGCTTGCGGCACCGGCGCCTGCGCCGCGGCCGTGGCGGCGATCAGCCAGGGCTGGATGGACTCCCCGGTGTCCCTCGACCTGCCCGGTGGCCGCCTGCACATCGAATGGGCCGGCCCCGGCAAGCCCGTGATGATGACCGGCCCGGCCGTACGCGTCTACGAAGGACAGGTTCGTCTCTAA
- a CDS encoding DUF484 family protein, with amino-acid sequence MTDQPKVVPKQSAELDAEAVVAYLRAHPTFFAEHDELLIEQHIPHQRGDSVSLVERQLKLLRDRNIEMRHRLSQLMDVARDNDRLFDKTRRLILDLLDAGSLEEVVMAVEDSLRQEFQVPFVSLILFGDNVAPVGRWVSNAEAQQAIGALLGGGKTVSGNLREHELAFLFGEEQRQEVGSSAVAALEYQGLHGVLAIGSRDPQHYKSSVGTLFLGYIAEVLGRVVPRVTQTLRPVR; translated from the coding sequence ATGACCGATCAGCCTAAGGTTGTACCCAAGCAGTCCGCCGAGCTCGATGCCGAAGCGGTGGTCGCCTACCTGCGCGCCCACCCTACCTTCTTCGCCGAGCACGACGAGCTGCTGATCGAACAGCACATCCCGCACCAGCGAGGTGACAGCGTGTCGCTGGTGGAGCGCCAGCTCAAGCTGCTACGTGACCGCAACATCGAAATGCGCCATCGCCTGTCGCAACTGATGGACGTGGCCCGCGACAACGACCGGCTGTTCGACAAGACCCGCCGGCTGATCCTTGACCTGCTCGATGCCGGCAGCCTGGAAGAAGTGGTAATGGCGGTCGAAGACAGCCTGCGCCAGGAATTCCAGGTGCCCTTCGTCAGCCTGATCCTGTTCGGCGATAACGTCGCGCCGGTTGGGCGCTGGGTCAGCAATGCCGAGGCGCAGCAAGCCATCGGTGCCCTGCTGGGCGGTGGCAAGACCGTCAGTGGCAACCTGCGCGAGCACGAGCTGGCTTTCCTGTTCGGTGAAGAGCAGCGCCAGGAAGTGGGCTCCAGCGCCGTGGCAGCTCTTGAGTACCAAGGGCTGCACGGGGTGCTGGCCATCGGCAGCCGCGACCCGCAACACTACAAGAGCAGCGTCGGCACCCTTTTCCTCGGCTATATCGCCGAGGTGCTCGGCCGCGTTGTGCCACGCGTTACCCAGACCCTGCGCCCGGTACGCTGA
- the xerC gene encoding tyrosine recombinase XerC has product MKRQLEAYCAHLRNERQVSEHTSQGYRRDLEKVIAYCEEHGIADWQALQIQQLRQLVARLHHHGQSPRSLARLLSAVRGLYRYLNREGLCQHDPATGLSAPKGERRLPKVLDTDRALQLLDGGVDDDFIARRDQAILELFYSSGLRLSELTNLDLDHLDLAAGLVQVLGKGGKARVLPVGRKAREALQAWYRLRGIGNPRDRAVFITRQGNRISPRAVRLRVKAAGERELGQHLHPHMLRHSFASHVLESSQDLRAVQEMLGHADISTTQIYTHLDFQHLAAVYDSAHPRAKRSKGTDS; this is encoded by the coding sequence ATGAAACGCCAGCTGGAGGCTTATTGCGCACACCTGCGCAACGAGCGCCAGGTGTCGGAGCACACCTCGCAGGGCTACCGTCGCGACCTGGAAAAAGTCATCGCCTACTGCGAAGAGCACGGCATTGCCGACTGGCAGGCGCTGCAAATCCAGCAGCTGCGCCAGCTGGTCGCTCGCTTGCACCACCATGGCCAGTCCCCGCGCAGCCTGGCACGCCTATTGTCGGCAGTACGCGGCCTATACCGCTATCTCAACCGCGAAGGCCTGTGCCAGCACGACCCGGCCACCGGCCTGAGCGCGCCCAAAGGTGAGCGTCGGCTGCCCAAAGTACTGGATACCGACCGCGCACTGCAGTTGCTCGATGGGGGTGTGGACGACGACTTCATCGCCCGGCGTGACCAGGCGATCCTCGAGCTGTTCTATTCCTCGGGCCTGCGCCTATCCGAGCTGACCAACCTCGATCTTGATCACCTCGACCTCGCCGCCGGCCTGGTGCAGGTACTGGGCAAGGGTGGAAAGGCCCGCGTGCTGCCGGTGGGTCGCAAGGCTCGCGAGGCGTTGCAGGCCTGGTACCGTTTGCGCGGCATCGGCAACCCGCGCGACCGTGCAGTGTTCATTACCCGCCAGGGCAATCGCATCAGCCCCCGGGCCGTTCGGCTGCGAGTAAAGGCCGCCGGTGAGCGTGAGCTGGGCCAACACCTGCACCCGCACATGCTTCGCCATTCTTTCGCCAGCCATGTGCTGGAATCGTCTCAGGACCTGCGCGCGGTGCAAGAGATGCTCGGCCATGCCGACATCAGCACGACGCAAATCTACACCCACCTGGACTTCCAGCACCTGGCCGCGGTGTACGACAGCGCCCACCCTCGGGCCAAACGCAGCAAAGGCACAGACTCATGA
- a CDS encoding HAD-IA family hydrolase, whose protein sequence is MSIKLITFDLDDTLWDTAPVIATAEVVLRDWLEANAPTLGSVPVEHLFAIRERLVQAEPGLKHRISALRRRVLFHALEEVGYSEQHAQALANEGFEVFLHARHQVEIFPEVQPVLEILRHQYILGVVTNGNADVSRLGLADYFRFALCAEDLGIGKPDPAPFLEALRRGEVDAGAAVHIGDHPGDDIAGAQRAGLRAVWFNPQGKAWAGEQAPDAEIQRLSQLPDVLARWR, encoded by the coding sequence ATGAGCATCAAGCTGATCACCTTCGACCTCGACGACACCCTGTGGGACACCGCACCGGTGATTGCCACCGCGGAAGTCGTGCTGCGCGACTGGCTCGAGGCCAACGCACCAACCCTCGGCAGCGTGCCGGTGGAACACCTGTTCGCCATCCGCGAGCGCCTGGTGCAAGCAGAGCCCGGCCTCAAGCACCGCATCAGCGCCCTGCGCAGGCGTGTGCTGTTCCATGCCCTGGAAGAGGTCGGCTACAGCGAGCAGCACGCGCAGGCGTTGGCCAACGAAGGCTTCGAAGTGTTCCTGCATGCCCGCCACCAGGTGGAGATCTTCCCAGAGGTGCAACCGGTGCTTGAGATCTTGCGCCATCAATACATCCTGGGCGTGGTCACCAACGGCAATGCCGACGTCAGCCGGCTGGGGCTGGCCGATTACTTCCGCTTTGCCCTGTGCGCCGAGGACCTGGGCATTGGCAAGCCAGACCCGGCGCCGTTCCTCGAAGCGCTACGCCGTGGTGAGGTGGACGCGGGTGCGGCGGTGCACATCGGCGATCACCCTGGCGATGACATTGCCGGTGCCCAGCGCGCCGGTTTGCGCGCGGTGTGGTTCAACCCGCAGGGCAAGGCCTGGGCTGGCGAACAGGCGCCGGATGCCGAGATCCAGCGCCTGTCGCAGCTGCCTGACGTGCTCGCGCGCTGGCGCTGA